In Sphingobacterium sp. SRCM116780, the genomic stretch TCCTCCAAAACAATCGCAAAGGGTTGACAGATACGAAAGGACACAAAACCATCCGTGATCTTAGAAAAATAAAGCTGTTTATCTTCCGCTAATTTAAAATAGTCCATCGGTGAACTTCCATACTGCTTCAACAGTCCTTTTGCTTTACCAAAAGAATTTTGTTCATTATCATCATCTTTAATAATCTTAGGACATAACCAGGTATAGATCAAAAGAATCCATGAGAAAAGACCCCAAAAGTGTGTAATATTCAGAAACTCTCTACCGAATGCTGTTAAGGGATGTAGTTCATCATCAAACAATAAAAAGCTTTGCATGGTATGGTATATGGATTGTTGCCAAGTAAACGCTACTCCAAAATGCTTTTTATCAATCACATAAAAACTAATAAATCCAAATAAGCAAACACAGCCAAGTGCTATAAAAAAAGTTGCAAAACCGATTCGCATCCAGTTTTTATTCATCTTTATTCGATACTGTCTTCGGTTCGTCACCAATAACAAGATGATAACCAACGAGACGATCGCTTCTTCATAGTCCAATGCCTTTCCAAGATGCCCGATCAAGGAGAAAAAAGAAAATAACACGGCTATCCAAAAAGCGGATTTATAACCCTTGATGAGATAGGCTGCACTCACCATGAGTCCTAATCCCAAAACCAAAACCATCAATTTAGAAGCATGTATGGCCTCTATCGGTAGGTAATATTTATCGAGTCGCATGCGTTCCGCTAATGGCGGCGTGGCCACAGAAATGATATTGATAACCCCCAATAAGAAAATAGCTATCGCAGGCAAAATACGTGCAATAATCTGTCTTCCTCTCCAAATAAAGGAGAAAACTCCAAAAATCAAGGGCAACCAAAACTCAAAAGATCGATAAATAATCGTAATTCCCAATCCCTCCTCCTTACTATAACCATAAGATGTCAAGATGTATAACATGGTAAACTCAACAGCCCCCAATCCTCGAAGAAATGGGGACACCATCATCAAAACAACGGAAATCGTATAAGCAACAGCCGCAGCCTCCAATGAAATATGCGTTTGAAGCGCATACATACTAATAAATGCATGTGCAATACCACATGATTCTATACCAATCGAGATTAAAATAGTCATCCACAAATAACCTTTATGAATATTCGCGGAAAAGATTTCATGGATGTTATTGATCAACTTCGGAAATTTAATTTCCAACCATGTATACAGTCCATTCTTAACCCGGATTGACCAAAAGAAAACAAAAGAGAGTCCCAATATCAAGCCCAGTATAAGCAGAGAAATCCATGCATTACCAAAATTCTTATCATCAAAAACAGTATAGAGAATAATCGGGACACCTATTATAAAAACAGTTAGAAGTCCTACATAGCCATATATCGCACCAGCTTGATGAATTTGTGTCGAATTGAGTTGCTTCTTTCTTAATTGAGAAGTTGTATAGGCTAAGGAACTAACTCCTCCTGCTGGAAGAAATACACTCAATAAATTTCTTTTCAAAAATAATTCAACCGCGTCCCACAAGTTCAATCTCAGCCCAATCGATCGAAAGCTATAGATATACATAACTCCTTGTAAAAGGATATAAATTATGGTAATACTCAATCCGATAAGTAACCAATTGAAATCAGCTGAAGCCAATTGAGGCCCAATGGATGTGATCTCTTTTCGTTCACTTCTAAAAAAAACAAAAGCCAATAATACAATGAAAATAGCTAACATTTCTTTCCAATAAGTTTTAGGAGAGAGTTTTCTTATTCCTCTAAGTAACGCATCCTTCATATTTACAAGACATATTATCTAAGTTAAATATAAACAGTATTTAACCACATTAAAATAAATTAATTGTAACCTTTTTTTAAATATTTACGATGTGGTAAACAGTGACATAAAAAATAGGATGAATAATTCTTCTGCTTTTTATGTAAATTTCCATCGATGGAAAAACAAGAAGTACTTTTTATAGGTTTAGTATGGCCCGAACCAACTTCGTCGGCAGCAGGATTTCGTATGCTACAATTGCTAAAAAGTTTTCAAAAAAATGGTAACACCATCACTTTTGCTAGTGCTGCTACAAAATCACCCTATAGTGCCGATTTAAAATCAATGGGGATAAAAGAAGTTGAGATTAAACTAAATGATCGTAGTTTCAATGATTTTGTTCAAGAGCTCAATCCAGGCATTGTTCTTTTTGATCGTTTTATGACGGAGGAACAATATAGCTGGCGCGTCGCTCAAGAATGTCCTTATGCTATTCGTATTTTAGATACCGAAGATTTACACTTTTTGAGGCACGCAAGACAATCCAATGCTAAAAATGGAGAACAATTTGATCAAACGTTATTGTATTCCGATACGGCAAAAAGAGAACTAGCGGCTATATTACGTTCAGATATCTCGATTATTATCTCTGAACTGGAGATGCAATTATTGACCAATCAATTCGGTATTAGTCATTCCATCCTGTATTATCTTCCCTTCCTAGAGGAGCAGATCACTACGGAAACTGTTTCAAATTGGAAATCCTATGAAGAAAGAGCCGATTTTATGTTTATTGGCAATTTTATACATGAGCCCAACTGGCATACGGTACAATATCTAAAATCTGAAATTTGGCCTTTACTCCGAAAAGAAATCCCGAAGGTAAACCTCCACATCTATGGCGCCTATCCCAGTCAAAAAGTTTTACAACTGAACAATCCTCAAGAACGGTTTTTTGTCCATGGAAGAGCGGACAATGCCCAGGAAACAATGTCCAACTATCGTGTGCTGCTTGCACCTATTCAGTTTGGCGCTGGACTAAAAGGCAAATTCATAGATGCCATGCAGACAGGTACACCAACAGTGACCACAACGATCGGAGCAGAAGCGATGCGTGGTGATCTACCTTGGAATGGTTTTATCGAGAATGAACGGGAGCAATTTATAGAAAAATCCGTCGAGCTGTACAAGCATAAAGAACTATGGTTAGAAGCGCAACACAATGGCACAGAGATTATTAATCAACGCTATTCGCGCGAAAAATTTGAAGATGACTTTTTAGTCAATATTTGTTTCATAAAAGCACAACTTCACGCACATCGTCAGCAAAATTTTATTGGACAGCTTTTACTTCACCATACTGTCCTCAGCACGAAATATCTATCCTTATGGATTGAAGAGAAAAACAAAAAGTAGACTTATTTTAGTCCCTCCCACCATTTTTCATAAGATTGATCTAACTTATTTAAATAAACAATTTCACCCATTTTAGGTGTTAAAACGGGGATATTTGCTTCTTCAGCATGTTTCG encodes the following:
- a CDS encoding phosphatidylglycerol lysyltransferase domain-containing protein — its product is MKDALLRGIRKLSPKTYWKEMLAIFIVLLAFVFFRSERKEITSIGPQLASADFNWLLIGLSITIIYILLQGVMYIYSFRSIGLRLNLWDAVELFLKRNLLSVFLPAGGVSSLAYTTSQLRKKQLNSTQIHQAGAIYGYVGLLTVFIIGVPIILYTVFDDKNFGNAWISLLILGLILGLSFVFFWSIRVKNGLYTWLEIKFPKLINNIHEIFSANIHKGYLWMTILISIGIESCGIAHAFISMYALQTHISLEAAAVAYTISVVLMMVSPFLRGLGAVEFTMLYILTSYGYSKEEGLGITIIYRSFEFWLPLIFGVFSFIWRGRQIIARILPAIAIFLLGVINIISVATPPLAERMRLDKYYLPIEAIHASKLMVLVLGLGLMVSAAYLIKGYKSAFWIAVLFSFFSLIGHLGKALDYEEAIVSLVIILLLVTNRRQYRIKMNKNWMRIGFATFFIALGCVCLFGFISFYVIDKKHFGVAFTWQQSIYHTMQSFLLFDDELHPLTAFGREFLNITHFWGLFSWILLIYTWLCPKIIKDDDNEQNSFGKAKGLLKQYGSSPMDYFKLAEDKQLYFSKITDGFVSFRICQPFAIVLEEPVCAFDDKDELIEEFEQYCHSLGLKSIYYRVDENSLLYFNALRKRKIIIGQEALMDVASFSLEGKSRKSLRNGLNSLEKKGYTTRILLAPQRTEIVEELKKVSDEWLTVFDKKEMIFSQGQFNTLEIEQQDVIVVQDDQGKIVSFLNIIPDFTEGECTYDLIRKVEEAPSGCMDALVIKLVEYARNKRYKYINLGMVPMSGIESPDNPAEQIMKFAADKVGSFKHYQSLRDFKEKYATIWENKYLVFGNDFDLLQLPQALSKVMKPEN
- a CDS encoding glycosyltransferase, which produces MEKQEVLFIGLVWPEPTSSAAGFRMLQLLKSFQKNGNTITFASAATKSPYSADLKSMGIKEVEIKLNDRSFNDFVQELNPGIVLFDRFMTEEQYSWRVAQECPYAIRILDTEDLHFLRHARQSNAKNGEQFDQTLLYSDTAKRELAAILRSDISIIISELEMQLLTNQFGISHSILYYLPFLEEQITTETVSNWKSYEERADFMFIGNFIHEPNWHTVQYLKSEIWPLLRKEIPKVNLHIYGAYPSQKVLQLNNPQERFFVHGRADNAQETMSNYRVLLAPIQFGAGLKGKFIDAMQTGTPTVTTTIGAEAMRGDLPWNGFIENEREQFIEKSVELYKHKELWLEAQHNGTEIINQRYSREKFEDDFLVNICFIKAQLHAHRQQNFIGQLLLHHTVLSTKYLSLWIEEKNKK